From a region of the Streptomyces caniferus genome:
- a CDS encoding ATP-dependent Clp protease proteolytic subunit, with protein sequence MPSAAAEPTFGGLGDQVYNRLLGERIIFLGQPVDDDIANKITAQLLLLAADPDKDIFLYINSPGGSISAGLAIYDTMQYIKNDVVTIAMGLAASMGQFLLSAGTPGKRFALPNAEILIHQPSAGLAGSASDIKIHAERLLHTKKRMAELTAFHTGQTVERITQDSDRDRWFSADEAKEYGLIDDVMTSAAGVPGGGGTGA encoded by the coding sequence ATGCCTTCCGCCGCCGCTGAGCCGACCTTCGGTGGCCTCGGCGACCAGGTCTACAACCGGCTGCTCGGCGAGCGGATCATCTTCCTCGGCCAGCCGGTCGACGACGACATCGCCAACAAGATCACCGCGCAGCTGCTTCTCCTCGCCGCGGACCCGGACAAGGACATCTTCCTCTACATCAACTCCCCGGGCGGCTCGATCTCGGCCGGGTTGGCGATCTACGACACCATGCAGTACATCAAGAACGACGTGGTGACGATCGCGATGGGCCTCGCCGCCTCCATGGGACAGTTCCTGCTGAGCGCCGGCACCCCGGGCAAGCGCTTCGCGCTGCCCAACGCCGAGATCCTCATCCACCAGCCCTCCGCGGGCCTGGCCGGCTCCGCGTCGGACATCAAGATCCACGCCGAGCGGCTGCTGCACACCAAGAAGCGGATGGCGGAGCTGACGGCCTTCCACACCGGTCAGACCGTCGAGCGGATCACCCAGGACTCGGACCGCGACCGCTGGTTCTCCGCCGATGAGGCCAAGGAGTACGGCCTGATCGACGATGTGATGACCTCCGCCGCCGGCGTTCCGGGCGGGGGCGGCACGGGGGCCTGA
- the tig gene encoding trigger factor, producing the protein MKSAVETLNPTRVRLTVEVPFEELKPSLDAAYKKINQQVTVKGFRQGKIPARVIDQRFGRGAVLEEAVNDALPKFYTEAVNEGELNVLGQPEVDITELKDGELLAFTAEVDIRPALEIPDYSGIEVEVDAVEVSEEDIDKSVEQLRERFATTSPVERAAQDGDVLTLNLEAKVDGEVLEDGVAQGVTYTVGSGELLDGIDEAVTGVEAGNSATFTSELKGGSAEGKEAEVTVEVTEVKSRELPELDDDFAQLASEFDTFEELRADSRKRLEQMKKYDQATQAQEKVLDELLKLVEVPMPEKLLEDEIQTRKHNLVNHQLGQMGLDLAKYLEIQGKSEEEFDAETKEQAEKGIKTQFILDELVNKEKLNVSQEELTEHLMRRAQSSGMSPDQFAQAVVEGGQVPMLVGEVARGKALAVVVEAATVKDSNGEVIDLDDEDETAETVEATEAEAGAEEQPEA; encoded by the coding sequence GTGAAGAGCGCCGTGGAGACCCTGAACCCGACTCGGGTTCGGCTCACTGTCGAGGTGCCCTTCGAGGAGCTCAAGCCCAGCCTCGACGCGGCGTACAAGAAGATCAACCAGCAGGTCACGGTGAAGGGCTTCCGCCAGGGCAAGATCCCGGCCCGCGTCATCGACCAGCGGTTCGGTCGCGGCGCCGTGCTCGAAGAGGCCGTCAACGACGCGCTCCCGAAGTTCTACACCGAAGCGGTCAACGAGGGTGAGCTGAACGTCCTCGGCCAGCCCGAGGTCGACATCACCGAGCTGAAGGACGGCGAGCTGCTGGCCTTCACCGCCGAGGTCGACATCCGCCCCGCCCTCGAGATCCCGGACTACTCCGGCATCGAGGTCGAGGTCGACGCCGTGGAGGTGTCGGAGGAGGACATCGACAAGTCCGTCGAGCAGCTGCGTGAGCGCTTCGCGACGACCAGCCCGGTCGAGCGTGCGGCCCAGGACGGCGACGTCCTGACGCTGAACCTCGAGGCCAAGGTGGACGGCGAGGTCCTGGAGGACGGTGTCGCCCAGGGCGTCACCTACACCGTCGGCTCCGGCGAGCTCCTCGACGGCATCGACGAGGCCGTCACCGGCGTGGAGGCCGGCAACAGCGCGACCTTCACCTCCGAGCTCAAGGGCGGTTCCGCCGAGGGCAAGGAGGCCGAGGTCACCGTCGAGGTCACCGAGGTCAAGTCCCGCGAACTGCCCGAGCTGGACGACGACTTCGCCCAGCTGGCGAGCGAGTTCGACACCTTCGAGGAGCTGCGCGCCGACAGCCGCAAGCGCCTCGAGCAGATGAAGAAGTACGACCAGGCCACCCAGGCTCAGGAGAAGGTCCTGGACGAGCTGCTCAAGCTCGTCGAGGTGCCGATGCCCGAGAAGCTGCTCGAGGACGAGATCCAGACTCGCAAGCACAACCTGGTCAACCACCAGCTCGGCCAGATGGGCCTCGACCTCGCGAAGTACCTGGAGATCCAGGGCAAGAGCGAGGAGGAGTTCGACGCCGAGACCAAGGAGCAGGCCGAGAAGGGCATCAAGACCCAGTTCATCCTCGACGAGCTGGTCAACAAGGAGAAGCTGAACGTCAGCCAGGAGGAGCTCACCGAGCACCTCATGCGCCGCGCGCAGTCCTCCGGCATGTCCCCCGACCAGTTCGCCCAGGCCGTCGTCGAGGGCGGCCAGGTGCCGATGCTCGTCGGTGAGGTCGCCCGCGGCAAGGCCCTCGCGGTCGTCGTCGAGGCCGCCACGGTCAAGGACAGCAACGGCGAGGTCATCGACCTCGACGACGAGGACGAGACCGCCGAGACCGTCGAGGCCACCGAGGCCGAGGCGGGCGCGGAGGAGCAGCCCGAGGCCTGA